In Erigeron canadensis isolate Cc75 chromosome 7, C_canadensis_v1, whole genome shotgun sequence, one DNA window encodes the following:
- the LOC122608402 gene encoding uncharacterized protein LOC122608402 isoform X1, which yields MYPTEWEYSSHPYFTRSRPHPPPPHQLEQQNDTHTPGSRPVDKVPITIYNSVQLVVEAHNVYKAKKTMTSKSDLQFATRLLEKIAASYRSKGLLSDDWQYDPDAPRTLEPDLDTISPWLYGNPTYPSTRPLKVDDVPLRPDEMEGWSQFKDKYDESTHVSQSAFRCRIVYPLSTKHPFVSSLVSFAVNGYNEAFELFVEKGNSDRLRSPKVSKCTYYIMESFYCFTMIVKADEDGVTGIYEVEVDCCCVDGNRTLKEFMFQDVKQVKKRRASKLKSPKALCLPNINITTKMCERITVNDIVYGLYDYSDELYG from the exons ATGTATCCTACAGAATG GGAGTACTCTTCTCATCCCTACTTTACTAGGAGTCGTCCTCATCCTCCTCCTCCT CACCAGCTGGAGCAGCAGAATGATACCCACACACCAGgta GTCGGCCTGTGGACAAAGTTCCTATCACCATATATAATTCCGTTCAGCTTGTAGTCGAGGCCCATAATGTTTACAAGGCCAAGAAGACCATGACTTCCAAGTCAGATTTGCAGTTTGCTACGCGTCTTCTTGAAAAGATTGCAGCTTCCTACAGAAGCAAAGGGCTTTTGTCAGATGACTGGCAATA TGACCCTGATGCTCCGCGCACTCTTGAGCCAGACCTTGATACTATTTCACCTTGGCTGTATGGGAATCCAACAT ATCCATCCACGAGACCTCTTAAAGTCGATGATGTTCCCTTGAGACCCGATGAAATGGAAGGTTGGTCCCAATTCAAGGATAAATATGATGAG AGTACTCACGTGTCGCAGTCTGCATTCCGTTGTCGTATAGTGTACCCGTTGAGTACCAAGCATCCCTTTGTTAGTAGTCTTGTATCCTTTGCTGTGAATGGCTACAATGAGGCATTTGAATTG TTTGTTGAGAAAGGAAACAGCGATCGCCTTCGTTCTCCAAAAGTCAGTAAGTGCACATACTACATCATGGAGAGTTTCTACTGCTTTACCATGATCGTAAAGGCGGATGAAGATGGGGTTACTGGCATCTATGAGGTCGAGGttgattgttgttgtgttgaTGGCAATAGAACATTGAAGGAGTTTATGTTCCAGGATGTAAAACAAG TTAAGAAGAGACGTGCATCCAAACTGAAAAGCCCCAAAG CTCTTTGCTTGCCAAACATCAACATTACGACCAAGATGTGTGAAAGGATAACCGTAAATGACATAGTCTATGGTCTCTACGATTATAGCGATGAACTATACGGTTGA
- the LOC122608402 gene encoding uncharacterized protein LOC122608402 isoform X2, whose protein sequence is MYPTEWEYSSHPYFTRSRPHPPPPHQLEQQNDTHTPGRPVDKVPITIYNSVQLVVEAHNVYKAKKTMTSKSDLQFATRLLEKIAASYRSKGLLSDDWQYDPDAPRTLEPDLDTISPWLYGNPTYPSTRPLKVDDVPLRPDEMEGWSQFKDKYDESTHVSQSAFRCRIVYPLSTKHPFVSSLVSFAVNGYNEAFELFVEKGNSDRLRSPKVSKCTYYIMESFYCFTMIVKADEDGVTGIYEVEVDCCCVDGNRTLKEFMFQDVKQVKKRRASKLKSPKALCLPNINITTKMCERITVNDIVYGLYDYSDELYG, encoded by the exons ATGTATCCTACAGAATG GGAGTACTCTTCTCATCCCTACTTTACTAGGAGTCGTCCTCATCCTCCTCCTCCT CACCAGCTGGAGCAGCAGAATGATACCCACACACCAG GTCGGCCTGTGGACAAAGTTCCTATCACCATATATAATTCCGTTCAGCTTGTAGTCGAGGCCCATAATGTTTACAAGGCCAAGAAGACCATGACTTCCAAGTCAGATTTGCAGTTTGCTACGCGTCTTCTTGAAAAGATTGCAGCTTCCTACAGAAGCAAAGGGCTTTTGTCAGATGACTGGCAATA TGACCCTGATGCTCCGCGCACTCTTGAGCCAGACCTTGATACTATTTCACCTTGGCTGTATGGGAATCCAACAT ATCCATCCACGAGACCTCTTAAAGTCGATGATGTTCCCTTGAGACCCGATGAAATGGAAGGTTGGTCCCAATTCAAGGATAAATATGATGAG AGTACTCACGTGTCGCAGTCTGCATTCCGTTGTCGTATAGTGTACCCGTTGAGTACCAAGCATCCCTTTGTTAGTAGTCTTGTATCCTTTGCTGTGAATGGCTACAATGAGGCATTTGAATTG TTTGTTGAGAAAGGAAACAGCGATCGCCTTCGTTCTCCAAAAGTCAGTAAGTGCACATACTACATCATGGAGAGTTTCTACTGCTTTACCATGATCGTAAAGGCGGATGAAGATGGGGTTACTGGCATCTATGAGGTCGAGGttgattgttgttgtgttgaTGGCAATAGAACATTGAAGGAGTTTATGTTCCAGGATGTAAAACAAG TTAAGAAGAGACGTGCATCCAAACTGAAAAGCCCCAAAG CTCTTTGCTTGCCAAACATCAACATTACGACCAAGATGTGTGAAAGGATAACCGTAAATGACATAGTCTATGGTCTCTACGATTATAGCGATGAACTATACGGTTGA
- the LOC122607184 gene encoding uncharacterized protein LOC122607184, protein MPGGRTAHSRFKIPLNLENNSMCNIKQQSGTPTAQLLRQAKLIIWDEASMAKRQAVEALDRTLQDITTVSLPFGGKVMVLGDPWFSHFLLRVGDGNEEVSEGNFIRIPDDMAIPYSDAAKSKEELIEKIFPNLQINRGSPDYVTSQAILSTKNNYVDDINNQLIEKFWGEEKVYYSFDEAEDDKNNFYPIEFLNTLTVSGLPPYCLRLKVGCPIILIRNIDPSNGLCNGTRLVCRGFQPNVIDGEVAVGEHSG, encoded by the exons ATGCCTGGGGGGCGAACAGCTCATTCTCGATTCAAGATCCCGTTAAATCtggaaaataattcaatgtgCAATATCAAGCAACAGAGTGGAACACCGACAGCCCAACTACTTCGTCAGGCCAAATTAATCATATGGGATGAAGCATCAATGGCGAAGAGGCAAGCAGTCGAAGCACTGGATCGAACACTACAAGATATTACTACTGTGAGTCTGCCATTCGGGGGGAAAGTAATGGTTTTGGGAG ATCCTTGGTTTTCACACTTTCTACTACGAGTTGGTGACGGAAATGAAGAAGTAAGTGAGGGAAATTTTATTCGGATTCCTGATGACATGGCGATTCCTTATTCTGATGCTGCAAAGTCTAAAGAGGAGCTAATAGAAAAAATATTTCCGAATTTGCAAATTAACCGAGGTTCCCCAGACTATGTCACTTCACAGGCTATTTTATCAACTAAAAACaattatgttgatgatataaatAATCAGTTGATTGAAAAATTTTGGGGAGAGGAAAAAGTCTACTACAGTTTTGACGAGGCAGAAGATGATAAGAATAACTTCTACCCAATTGAGTTCTTAAACACTCTTACAGTTAGTGGTTTGCCCCCATATTGTCTACGCCTGAAAGTTGGATGCCCGATTATACTTATACGAAATATTGATCCCTCCAATGGCTTGTGTAATGGTACACGATTAGTATGCCGAGGTTTTCAACCAAATGTTATCGATGGAGAAGTAGCCGTGGGCGAGCATTCTGGATAA